Genomic window (Meiothermus sp. QL-1):
TCGGGCCACACCCAGGAGGTGCTCGAGGTGCGCCTTGACTGCGACCAGGATGCGGTTCTGTACCGGGTGGTGCCGGCGGGTCCAGCCTGCCACACCGGGCGGGAGAGCTGCTTCCACCATTCCCTAGGCCCGGCCCAGCCCCACCCCCCCCTGGGCGAGGTGCTGGAGAGGGTCTACCAGACCATCCTGGCCCGGTTTGCCGCCCTGCCCGAGGACTCGTACGTGGCCCGGCTGCACAAGGCGGGGCTGGACCGCGCCTTGAAGAAGATTGGGGAGGAGGCAGGGGAGGTGATCATCGCGGCCAAGAACCCCGACCGGGAGGCCCTCGCCGCCGAGGCCGCTGACCTGGTCTTCCACCTGCTGCTGGTCCTGGCCGAACGGGGTGTGGCCCCTGCCGATCTGGCCCGGGTGCTCTGGCAGCGCCACCAGGGCTAGGCTTTGGAAGCCCTTCCTGCCCCTACGCTTGCCCCCGGCCTGGTAAGCTCGAGGCATGGAAGTCAGCGTGGACATGGATATCGAACGGCTCTTGGTGCTCGAGGTGGCTCGGGTCACCGAGCAGGCCGCCCTGGCGGCGAGCCGTCTGGCCGGGATGGGCGACAAGGAGGCGGTGGATGCGGCGGGTACCGAGGCCATGCGCCGGGTCCTCTCGGAGCTGCCCATCCGGGGCCGGGTGGTGATCGGGGAGGGCGAGATGGACGAGGCCCCCATGCTCTACATCGGGGAGGTGCTGGGGCGGGGCGGACCTGAGGTGGACATCGCGGTGGACCCGGTGGAGGGCACCAACATCACCGCCAAGGGCCTGCCCAACGCCATCACCGTGATTGCCATCAGCGAGAAGGGGGGGCTGGTGGGGGCCCCCGATATGTACATGCAGAAGCTGGTGGTGGGCCCCCCGGCGGCGGGCAAGGTGAGCCTGGACTACCCGGTGGAGGCCAACCTGCGCATCATCGCCGATGCGCTGCAGCGCAAGGTGGAGGACCTGGTGGTGGTCATCTTGGACCGCCCCCGGCACGAGCGGCTCATCCAGGAGGTGCGGCGGGCCGGGGCCCGGGTCAAGCTGATTGCCGACGGGGATGTGGTGGCTGCGCTGGCGGTGGCGGTGCGCGGCACCGGGGTGCACGCCATGATGGGCAGCGGTGGGGCCCCCGAAGGGGTTTTGGCCGCGGCTGCGCTTAAGTGCATGGGTGGGGAGATCCAGGGGCGCTTCCTACCGGAAAACGAGGAGCAGCTCGCCCGCCTCCACGCCATGGGGGTGGACGAGAAGAAGATCTACCGCACCCACGAGCTGGCCCCAGGCCGGCAGATTGTCTTTTCAGCCACCGGCATCACCCACGGGGAGCTGCTGGAGGGGGTGCGCTACTTCGGCGGCGGGGCCCGCACCCACTCCATCGTGATGGGCTACCAGACCCGGGTGGTGCGCTTCATCGACACCATCCACCTCTTTGAGAGCGGGGCCCGGGTGAATATCCGGGTCTAGAAGCCGAAGTTAACGCCCACCGCCCCCCCGAAGCCGAAGCTGCCCGGGGTGAAGAAGTACATGGGGTGGAATTCCACGAAAACCCCCACCAGCGGTAATCTCAGGTTCAGGTAGGTGCCCACCACCCCTCGAGCCCCCAGCCCCCCGCCAGCGGCCCCTTGGCTCAGCAGAGAGACGGCGGGGCCGCTGGCGTAGAACAGCCCCGCCCCGGCATAGAGGTCGGTCAGGGGTACCGAGACCAGCAGGTCCACCCCGCCCCCCAGCGAGGCAGCCCCTCCTGTGAAGAAGTTGGCCCCGGCGTACACCCGCCCGTCCAGGAGAGGGGCCAGGGCAAAGCGGGCCCCTGCGCCCAGGCCGAAGGGGCTGCCCGCGCTCACCTGGAGGCTTTGGGCAAAAGCAGGGGCCAGGAGCACCAGCAGGACCATCCATCTGCGCATCTTCAACCTCCGCCACGAGTATAACCGCAGCTAGCGCGGCACCGGCTCCAGCAAAAGCTCGGCGATCTGTACCGCGTTCAGGGCCGCCCCCTTGAGGAGCTGGTCGCCGGCTATGAAGAAGTCCAGGCCGTTGTCAAAAACCAGGCTTCGGCGGATGCGCCCCACCTCCACCTCAAACTTGCCGCTGGCGCTGATGGGCAGGGGGTAGCGCTTCTCGGCTGGGTCGTCCACCACCTCCACTCCTGGGGCCCGCCGGAGCACCTCCCGGGCCTCCTCCGGGCTCACCGGTCGCTCGAACTCCACCGTGACCGCCTCGGCGTGCACCCGCAGGGTGGGCACCCTCACCGCGGTGCAGGAGAGGCGAATCGAGGGGTCGCCGATGATCTTCTGGGTCTCCCACAGCACCTTCATCTCCTCGCGGGTGTAGCCGTTTTCCTGGAAGGCATCGATGTGGGGAATCACGTTGAAGGGCAGGGGATGGGCGAAGACCCGGTGCTCCACCGCCTCGCCGGCCAGGAACCGCCGCGTGCCCTGCAGCAGCTCTTCGATGCCGCTGGCCCCAGCGCCCGAGGCGCTTTGGTAGGTGCTCACGATGACCCGCCGCGCCCGGAAGGCCTTGTGCAGGGGGTAGAGGGCCATGACCAGGATGGCGGTGGTGCAGTTGGGGTTGGCGATGATGTTCTGGTGCTGCTTCAGGGCGTGGGCGTTGACCTCCGGCACCACCAGGGGTACCCCGGGCTCGTAGCGGAAGGCCGAGGAGTTGTCGATGACCACCGACTGGCGGGCCCAGATGGGGGCGTACTGCTTGGAGATGCTGCCCCCGGCGCTGGCCAGCACGAGGTCCACCGGCAGGGGGGTCTCGGGTAGGGGCTCAACGGTAAGCGCCTGTCCGCGAAACCATAGGGTCTTCCCCGCCGAGCGGGCCGAGGCGTAGAGCCTGAGCTCGGTTACGGGGAACTGGCGCTTTTCCAGAACCTTCAGGATCTCCTGTCCCACTGCCCCGGTGGCCCCCACGATTCCGACTCGCATAGCAGAACCTCCTTCAAACAAAAAACCTGCCCACCCGGCAGGTCAGGCGGCAGCCGGGCTGCCGCCTAGGCGGTAGTGGTATACCAAACCATCCCCGTCCACAATAGCCCCCCTGCCGGTCAAAGTCAATGCCCGGGGAGGGGCTCGAGGTGGACCACCGCCCGGCACTGCACGTGCTCGGGGGCCAGCCCTTCGGAGGTCTTGAAGGTGAGCCCCACCCGCTCTTCGGGAAGCCCCACCAGCCGGGCCAGGTTCTGCTGAATCTGGGCGCGGTGGGGGCCCAGCCTGGGCCTATCCAGCACCACCACCGCGGCCACCTGGGCCGGTCGGTACCCCTTCTCGCGCACCTTTTTCAGCACCAGCTCCAAAATGACCCGGCTCTCCAGCCCCCGCCAGCGGGGGTCGTGGTCGGGGAAGTAGCTTCCGATATCCCCCAGGGCAAAGGCCGAGAGCAGGGCGTCCGACAGGGCGTGCAGCAGAACGTCGCCGTCGGAGTGGGCTACTGCTCCCCGGTCGCTTTCGATGCGCACACCGCCCAGCCAAAGCTCGAGCCCCTCCCCGAGCCGGTGGGCGTCCTCGCCATACCCGATAAGAAGGGGCAGGGTCTTCTCGCTCACGCCTCCAGTCTAAGCGCCCGAGCAGGGCTAGAATGGCCCCATGGCGATCTACATGGTCTACGAGGATGCGCTGGCCTTGATGAAGCGCTTCACCGCTTCGGAGAGCCTGCAGAAGCACATGCTGGCGGTGGAGGCGGCCATGCGGGCCTATGCCCGCCGCTTTGGCGAGGACGAGGAGAAGTGGGCTATTGCGGGTATCCTGCACGACTTCGACTACGAGAAGTACCCCGAGGACCACCCTGTGAGGGGGGTGGCCATGCTGCGGGAGATGGGCTACCCCGAGGATGTGCTGGAGGCCATTCTGGGCCACGCCGACCTGCCCGAGTACCCCCGGAAGACCCTCATGGCCAGGGCCCTTTTTGCCGTGGACGAGCTGGTGGGCCTTATCACCGCTGCTGTGTACGTGCGGCCCGATAGGAGCATCCGCAGCCTGGAGCTTCCGAGTCTCAAGAAGAAGTTCAAGGACAAGGCCTTCGCCGCCAGGGTAGACCGGGAGGGGATTGTGCGGGGGGCCTCGGAGCTGGGGGTGGAGCTGGATGAGCACCTGGCCTTCGTGCTGGAGGCCCTGAAGGCCGACGCCGAGCGGATTGGGTTGGGGTGAGTCCCTGGGCCTTTGTGTAGACTTGGTGTAAATTGTTCCTTGAGGTAATCATGTTCCAGCCAGACTTGCTCAAGGGTAAGGTGGTCCTGGTAACAGGGGGCGGTACGGGGCTTGGCCGTTCGATGAGCACCCGTTTCCTGGAGCTGGGGGCCCGGGTGGCCATCGCCAGCCGCCGGGCCGAGGTCATCGAGAAGGCGGCGCAGGAGATGCAGGAACTCACAGGGGGAGAGGTCTTCGCCACCCCGGTGGACGTGCGCGACCCCGAGGCGGTGCGGGCCATGGTGGATGCGGTGGAAGCCCGCTTTGGCCGCCTAGACGTGCTGGTCAACAACGCCGCGGGCAACTTCATCTCGCCCACCGAGCGCCTGTCCCATCGGGCCTTCGATGCGGTGCTGAACATTGTGCTCCACGGGACGGTCTACTGCACCCTGGAGGTGGGCAAGCGCTGGATTGCCCGGGGGCAGAGGGGGGTGATGCTCAACATCGCCACCACCTATGCCCTCACCGGCTCGGGCTATGTGGTGCCCTCGGCCACGGCCAAGGCCGGGGTGGTGGCCCTGACCAGGTCGCTTGCCGCCGAGTGGGGCAAGTACGGCATCCGCCTGAACGCCATTGCCCCCGGCCCCTTCCCCACCGAGGGGGCCTGGAGCCGGCTGATGCCCACCCCGGAGATCGCCCGGCTCTTCGAGAAGCGGGTGCCCCTGGGCCGGGTGGGGGAGCACATCGAGCTGGCCAACCTGGCCGCCTACCTGATCTCCGACTATGCGGGCTTCATTACCGGGGATGTTATCACCATCGACGGGGGCGAGACGGTCTGGGGCGCAGGGGAGTTCAACGTGCTGGACGCGGTCACGAAGGAGCAGTGGGACGCCCTCGAGGCGGCGCGCAAGCGCTAGCCGTGGCAGAATAGGGCCGTGGAAGTTATCCAACCCTACCTCGGGCAGCTCACCTTTGGCGGTCTGGCGGGTTTTGCCGTGGGCTACGCCATCAAGACCGTGGGGCGCTGGGTGGCGATTTTTTTGGGCCTCATCTTCGTGGTGGTGCAGGTGCTGGCCTCCATGGGCTACATCGCCGTGGACTGGACCCGCATCCAGCGAGATGTGGAGCCCCTTCTTCAGCAGGAGCAGCTTAAGAGCGCTTGGGACGCCCTGGTGTGGGTCCTCACCACCAACCTGCCCTTCGGGGGGGCCTTTGTGGCGGGGCTGGTGCTGGGGCTGCGCCGGGGCTAGACCTCCTCGAAGCGTTCCACCGGGTCTGCGGGGACCGGCAGGGCCTTGGGGATGGGCAGGTGGCCGGGCGCTCCCGAAAGCAGCCGGTAGAGGTCGTTCAAAACAGCGCTCGCGGTGACCGCGCCCCCGGCCCCGGCCCCGGCGAAGACCAGGGTCCCGATGGGCTCGCCCCGGTAAACCAGGGCGTTTTGCCCGCTGCCCAGCCGGACCAGGGGATGCTCCAGCGGCAGCCGCACCGGCCGCACCGCCGCCACCCAGGCCCCCCGCTCAGGGTACAGGCTGGCCACCAGCCGGATAGCCTGGCCCTCTTGGCGGGCTTCCGCTAGCAGCTTTGGGGTCAGGTGCTCGATGCCGCGGGTGCGGGCCAGCACTTTCTCCCAGGCCAGCCCCGGGTCCACCGTGAGCCGTCCCAGCACGCAGAGCTTGTGGGCCGCGTCGATACCCCCTACGTCGAGCCTGGGGTCGGCCTCGAGGTAGCCGAGCCCCCTTGCTTCCTCAAAAGCCGCCTCGTAGCTGGCCCCCTCCTCCATCCGGCGGATGAGGTAGCTGCAGGTGCCGTTGACGATGCCGTGGAGCTCCAGGGTCTGGTTGCCCCACAGGCTGTGCAGGGCTGCCAGCACGGGGGTGCCGGCCATCACGCTGGCCTCGTAGTAAAGCTCGCCCTCCTCGGCGTAGCCCCGGAGCTCCCCCCAGTGCTCGGCCAGCAGGGCCTTGTTGGCGGTCACCACCGGGATGCCGCGCGCAAGGGCCTCCAGCACCACCTCCCGGGCCGTTCCGGTGCCTCCAGCCACCTCCACCAGCACGTCCACGTCCTCCAAGAACCCCTCGGTCTGGTTGGTGAGCAGGTGGGGGGGGAGGCCGGGCCGCGCCTTGTTCAGGTCGCGCACCAGCACCCGGGCCAGCTCGAGCTGCACCCCCAGGGCCTTCAGCCGGGCCTGGTGGGCGGGCAATAGCTGGGCGAAAGCGCCCCCCACGGTGCCGGCCCCCATCAGGGCTATACGAATCTTCTCCATGGGCTAAAGCCTAGCAGATGGGGGGCCTGGCCGGGCAGAATCAAGGGTATGGACCCGCTGGTGCGCCTAACCCAGGCTGCGGAAGAGCGGGGTTTGCTGGCCGCCTGGGCACCGGTGGAGCTTCCCCCTGGGGTCCAGGCGCGCTACCAGGACTGGCTGGCCCAGGGGCACCAGGCCGGGATGGCCTACCTGGCTGAGCAGGCCCCCACCCGGCTCATGCCCACCCGCCGCTTCGCCTGGGCCAGGAGCGTGCTGGTGTTGGCCGCCTCCCACGCCTATCCTCCGCCGCCCAAGCCCTTCGGAGGCCTCAGGGTGGGGCGGGTGGCCCGCTACGCCTGGGTGCGGGACTACCACCATCTGCTCCGGCCCCACCTGGAGGCGCTGGAGGGCCTGGCCCAGAGCCTGGGGTTGGAGGCCCGGGGGTATGTGGACACCGGGCCCTTGTCCGAGCGCAGCTACGCCGTTCTGGGCGGCCTGGGCTGGGTGGGGCGCAACGCCATGCTGATACGCATGGGGGCGGGGAGCTACCTTACCCTGGCGGTGCTCCTCACCAGCGCGCCCCTGCCCGAAGCCCCCACCCCGCACCCCCACCGCTGCGGCCGCTGCACCCGCTGTTTGGCGGGCTGCCCCACGGGGGCCTTGCTGGGGGATGGGACCCTGGATGCCAGGCTTTGCATCAGTTACTGGACAATCGAGCATCGGGGCCTGGTGCCCCTGGAGCGCTGGTCGGGGATGGGGGAGTGGCTCTTCGGCTGCGATGTGTGCCAGGAGGTCTGTCCCTGGAACCGCCGGGCCCGCACCTTCTGGGCTGGCTTTACGCCCGAGCCGGAGCTGGCCTACCCCGACTTGCGCGATTTTTTCACCCTCTCCTCCCGCGCCTTTGCGCGCAAGTACGCGGCCACGGCCTTTTTGCGCCCAGGGCGCACCCGCATGGCCCGCAACGCCCTCATCGTGCTCTCCAACCTGGACCACCCCGAGCTTTTGCCCCTAGCCCGCCAGGCGGCCGGGGATGTCAACCCTGTGGTGCGGGCCACCGCCGCGCAGGCCCTGGCCCGCCACGGGCTGAAAGCCCCTCTGGAGCCCCTGCTGCGCGACCCGGAGCCCCAGGTGGCCCAGCTTGCGCGCGGCCTACTCGAGGCCCTTGGCTGAGGGCCTAAGGTACTGCCGGCTCCACCGGTCGATGGCCTCGATCACGCTCTGGAGGGCTTGCCCGGCCTCGGTCAGGGCGTAGCTGGTGCGGGGGGGCATGGTGGAGTGGACGGTTTTGGAGAGGATGCCCAGGTGCTCCAGTTTTTCCAGGCGCTGGGCCAGGGTGGCCGGGTTGCAGCCGCCTACCGCTCGGGAGAGCTCGTTGAAGCCCTTGGGGCCGCCGAGAAGGCTGCGGATGATGTGCAGGGTCCACTTTTCCTGCAGCACATTGATGGCCTCGTACACGGGGCAGAAGCTGTGGTCGGCCTCGGTGGCCCTGTCCATACCAGGCTCGAGTCTAGCACAACGCTTTTGCGAACCAAATGCTTGACTAAAAATATTGCTATAAAATATCATTCGCTTGCCTGGGTGTAGCCCACGCCCAGGGCTGTAGGAGGTCATCCCATGCACTGGAACCTGGACAGCAGCCACAGCACGGTCGCCTTCTCTGTTCGGCACATGGGGGTTTTCACCGTGCGGGGCCAGTTCAAGCGGCTTCGAGGAACGGTGAAGACCGATTCCAACGGAGTACCCCAGCAAATCGAGGCGTTCATTGAGGCGGCCAGCATCGAGACCGGCGAGCCCCAGCGCGACGCCCATCTGCGTTCCCCCGACTTCCTGGACGCCGAGAACTACCCCGAAATCCGCTTCTCAAGCCGCCAGATAGAGCCTTTGGGGGAGAGGCGCTACCGCGTCTTGGGTGACCTGACCATCCGCGGGGTGACCCGGCCGGTGAGCTTTGAGGCCGAGGTCAGCCCGTCCCTGAAGGACCCCTGGGGGTTTGTGCGCACCGGGGCCAGCGCCAGCGGGGTGCTCAACCGCAAGGAGTTCGGCCTCACCTGGAACCAGGTGCTCGAGTTCGGGGCGCTTTTGGTAGGGGAAGAGGTGCGTTTCACCCTGGACGTGGAGGCGGTGGCGGCTGCGGAGCCTGCGTTATGAAACCGGTCAGCGGTCTGCACCACGTCACCGCCATCGCGGGGCCGGCCCAGCGCAACCTGGACTTCTACGCGGGGGTCCTGGGGCTGCGGCTGGTCAAGAAGAGCGTCAACCAGGACGACCCCGGTACCTACCACCTGTTTTATGCCGATGCCGAGGGGCGTCCGGGCACCGACCTGACCTTCTTTCCCTGGGAGCACCTGGCCCCGGGCCGCAAGGGCACCGGGCTGGCGGTGGAGCTCGAGCTGGCGGTGCCCGAAGGGAGTCTGAGCTACTGGGCGGCCCGGCTGGAGCGCTACGGGACACCTTTGGGGAGGCCCGAGGTGCGCTTCGGGCAGAGGGCCCTGCCCTTCCGCGACCCGGACGGCCTCGAGGTGGCCCTGGTGGAGACCCCTCCCAGGGCCTTCACCCCCTGGGAGAGGAGCGGGGTGCCCGAGGGGCAGCAGATCATGGGCCTCCATGGCGCCCGGCTCTGGCTGAGGAGTTTGGAGGAGAGCGCCAGGCTGCTTTCGGTCTTGGGCTTTGAACCTGCGGGGCAGGAGGGGGGCTGGCACCGCTACGCTTTGGCCGGCGGAGGGTCGGGCCGGCACCTGGACATCAAGGTGCTGCCCAACCTGCCCCGGGGCCGGTGGGGGGTGGGCAGCATCCACCATCTGGCCTGGCGCGTGGACGACCTGGACCACCAGATGGCGGTGCGCGGTCGGGTGCTCGGCCTAGGTATTCCGGCCACCCCCTCCATCGACCGCTTCTGGTTCCGCTCGGTCTACTTCACCGAACCAGGCGGTGTGGTCTTCGAGTTGGCCACCGATGGGCCCGGCTTTGCCGTGGACGAGGACCCGGCCCACCTGGGGGAGCGGCTGGTGCTGCCGCCCTGGCTCGAGCCCCAGCGGGCCCAAATCGAGGCCGTTCTTCCTGAGCTGAAACCGGTGGCATGACCCAGGCCCCCTTCATACACCGCTTTGAGCCGGGCCAGGGGGCTTCTTTGCTCCTGCTCCACGGCACAGGAGGAGACGAGCACGACCTAATACCCCTGGCCCGGCAGCTCGCCCCCCAGGCGGCTTTGCTCTCCCCCCGGGGCCGGGTGTTGGAAAACGGGGCCCCCCGCTTTTTCCGCCGTTTGGCCCCTGGGGTATTCGACGAAGCAGATTTACGCCAGCAGGCCGCCGATTTGGCCCAATTCGTGCGGGCTGCCCGGCAGCGCTACGGTCTTGAAGGCCTGCCGCTTTATGCGCTGGGCTATTCCAACGGGGCCAACATGGCATCAGCCCTGCTCCTCCTTCAGCCGGCGCTGCTGGATGGGGCGGTCCTGTTCCGCCCCATGCTCCCGTTGGAGGTGCATCCTTTGCCTAATCTAAGTGGCCGGGCGGTCTTGGTGGCTGCTGGCCGCTTTGATCCCTGGTCGCCCCCCGGACGGGTGGAGGCTCTGCTGGACTGCCTGAGGCGGGCAGGGGCCGAGGTGGAGGCCGGCTGGTGGCCGGCAGGCCACGGCCTGCTGCCAGAGGAACTGATGGCAGCGAGGGCCTGGCTGGCCCGGCGCATTCCGTAGTACAGTACGGGGGTCCATGGAGTTCGAATTTGCCCGGCTCACCCCTCAGGAGCGCTACAAGCTCCTCACAGGGCTGGTGGTGCCCCGCCCCATTGCCTGGGTAACCAGCCTGAATCCCGCGGGAAAGGTCAACGCGGCCCCCTTCAGCTTTTTCAACGCTATGGGCTCCGATCCGGCGCTTTTGGTCCTGGGGGTGGGCGACCGTCGCCCCGGACGCCCCAAGGACACCGCCCGCAACATCCAGCGCGAGGGTTTCTTCGTGGTGAACCTGGTGAGTGAGGCATGGGCCGAGGCCATGAACATCACCGCGATTGAGTTTCCAGAGGAGGTGAGCGAGGTGGAGGAGGCCGGTTTGGAGACCGTCCCCTCGCTCTACGGGCCGGTGCCGCGGCTGGCCGCAGCCCCGGCCGGCTTTGAGTGCCGTCTGCACTCGGTGTTGCAGATTGGCCATAGCCGCCTCCTAGTGGGGGAGGTGCTGGGGGCTTTTGTGCAGGAGGCCTACGTGGCCGACCCCGAGAGGCTTTACCTGAAGACGCAGGAGCTGGGCTTAGTGGGGCGGATGGGGGGGCGGGGAGGGTATGTGCGCACCCGCGATGTGTTCGAGATGCCCCGGCTCAGCTATGCCGAGTGGAAAGCCCGGCAGGGCTAGAGCTCAATCAGGGTGTAGGCAAAGGCGTTGACCACCCGCACCCCCTCGGGGCTGCGGTACTCCCGCCTGGGGTGGGCCTCGTAGAGGTGGACGTGGCCGTGCACATGCAGGCGCGGGCGGTAAAGGCGGTGAAACAGCCCCAGAGCGCTGCTGCCCCGGTGGGCGAAGTCGGGCCCGGCGTGGGGGCCTGGGGGTGGGGCGTGGCTTAGCAGGATGTCCACCCCGTGGCCCCGGGTCAGCCGGCGGGGCAAGAGCAGGGGCAGCCAGGAGAGAAAGCGACCCTGGGCCTCGCTTTCGTGGTACTGCCCCATTTCGCGGTCGTTGTAGCGGGGGCAGCCCCCCCAGCCGGCGATGGTGAGGCCGGCCACCCGCACGATCCGGCCGTGGGCCTGGATGGCCCCCCCGGGGGGTGTGAGGTGGCCCAGGTAGTCCTGCACGTACTCTTCCTTGTGATTACCGTGTACGTAGACCACCGGGACCCGCACCTTGGTGGCCACGAACTCGATGTAGCTGCCCGGTAGGTCGCCTGCCAGGAGCACCAGCTCGAAAGGCGGCAGGTTGCAGGGAAAGCGCTCCTGGTAGATGAAAGGGTGGACCTGGTCAGAAAGAGCAAGAATCCGCAGTAGTGCAGTATTTTACACCCTGCAGTTTTTCGGGGACGTTCTGTTTCTGGCGAAGTTTGTGCTACCTTGGTGGGGGGTTATGCTGGAGCGCCTCGAGGTGCAGAACCTGGCCGTGCTGGAGCGGGTGGAGCTCGAGCTGGGGCCGGGGCTCACGGTCTTCACGGGCGAGACCGGAGCTGGGAAGAGCCTCTTGGTGGACGCGTTGTCGCTTTTGCTGGGCGAGCGTGCAGAGGGAATGCTGCGGCCGGGGGCCGAGTCCCTTCTGGTCACCGCCTTTTTCAACGGCCGCAGCCTTTCGCGCCGGGTTTCCCCTGGCCGGAGCGTGGCCCGGATTGAGGGGGAGGTGGTGAGCCTCAAGGAGCTCTCGGAAGAAGCGGCCCGCCACCTGGCCCTTCACGCCCAGCACGCCGCCTTGGGGCTGGTGGGCCGCAGGGCCCAGCGGGCCCTTTTGGACGCGCGGCTCGAGGCTGGGTTGCTGGAGCAGTACCGCGCCGCTTTTGCCCGCTACCAGGCCCTCGATAAGGAGATGGCCGCCCTCGAGGCCGCCGCCCGCGAACGGGCGCGCCGGCTGGACATCCTGCGCTTTCAGATTCAGGAGATCGAGCAGGCCCGCCTGGAGCCGGCCGAGGAGGAGGCCCTGCGAGGGGAGGCCCAGCGCCTGAGACACCTGGAGGCCCTGCGGGAGCGGGTCTCGGCGGCCGTTGCAGCCCTCCTGGGCGAGGGCGATGCCCTGGGGTTGGTGGCCCAGGCCGCCCGGGAGGTGCGGGCCGCGGGGCGCTACGACCCCAGGCTGGAGCTGCTGGGGCGCGACCTCGAGGGCGCCCTGGACGGGCTTAGGGCGGTGGGGCGGGAGCTG
Coding sequences:
- a CDS encoding metallophosphoesterase — translated: MRILALSDQVHPFIYQERFPCNLPPFELVLLAGDLPGSYIEFVATKVRVPVVYVHGNHKEEYVQDYLGHLTPPGGAIQAHGRIVRVAGLTIAGWGGCPRYNDREMGQYHESEAQGRFLSWLPLLLPRRLTRGHGVDILLSHAPPPGPHAGPDFAHRGSSALGLFHRLYRPRLHVHGHVHLYEAHPRREYRSPEGVRVVNAFAYTLIEL
- a CDS encoding alpha/beta hydrolase, encoding MTQAPFIHRFEPGQGASLLLLHGTGGDEHDLIPLARQLAPQAALLSPRGRVLENGAPRFFRRLAPGVFDEADLRQQAADLAQFVRAARQRYGLEGLPLYALGYSNGANMASALLLLQPALLDGAVLFRPMLPLEVHPLPNLSGRAVLVAAGRFDPWSPPGRVEALLDCLRRAGAEVEAGWWPAGHGLLPEELMAARAWLARRIP
- a CDS encoding flavin reductase family protein, which gives rise to MEFEFARLTPQERYKLLTGLVVPRPIAWVTSLNPAGKVNAAPFSFFNAMGSDPALLVLGVGDRRPGRPKDTARNIQREGFFVVNLVSEAWAEAMNITAIEFPEEVSEVEEAGLETVPSLYGPVPRLAAAPAGFECRLHSVLQIGHSRLLVGEVLGAFVQEAYVADPERLYLKTQELGLVGRMGGRGGYVRTRDVFEMPRLSYAEWKARQG